The genomic stretch TATACTTATAACCAAAATTTTAACAGTAGTTCTTTCCAGTTTTTAGGTATATTTAAATGACTGTTTTCAATATGAGAATATATATTTGGAAGATTATTCAATGACACTTTAAGTTCTTCTAGAATAACTTCGAATTCTTCTATTAATTTATTAAAGTCTTTTTTTAATAAAAATATTTTTAAAACAACTAATAAATCAAATATATTTCCTCTATATTGTTGAGTAGTGTATTTTGAATAATCTAAAAAAAATTTTTTATTTTTAAATCTTTTACCAGATTCAAAATACAGTCTTTCATTATGAGCACAAATATTTCTATATTTATTTAAAAAATGTGCTAAGTTCTCTAATTTGTTGGCATCAATAATATTGTTACTTTTTATTTTATAATTATATTTAAATTCTTCATTTATTTCATCATTAATTTCTTTTTTTATATCAGATTTAAGTACTTCAAAAAAATAACATACTACACCAAAATTTGATTTTTGAAAATAAACCCAAAGAGGTAATTCACCGTGTTTATTAAGATAATGAGAAAATGAGTTTTTTATATTATCTATATTATTTTTATTAATATCATTTGAAATAGTTGATATAAGCTTTGTTATTTTTGAACTATTACCTTGAAAGTTATTAACATCAAAAAAGTTAAATTTTATATTATGGTATTTTGAATGAAAGTAAGAAACCTTTGTTTTTAATAAAGTTTCAAACTTTAATATATATTTTAAAAATAAATTTCTTAATCCTTCATCAAAGCAATATAAGGAATAAATATTATCAAAAGTTGTTCCGTTTAAATATTTTTCTTCTTTAGAATTTTTATCTAAAAATATTTCTTTATAACCATTAATAATATTATAGTAATTTTCTCTTTGTAAAACTCTTTTGCATTCTGTTGGCTTAATTATTAGACCACGTTCTTTTAATATTTTAATCTGTGTATGGTAACTTTTGAATGGTTTTGTTGGTTTTTCCATTTTTCCTCCTAAAAAAAAATCTTGCGCCTCCGTAGAATTGCAAGATTTTCGTTCGCCTCCTCAGAATTGAACCGTCCACTTACAATAATACTAGCACATTTTGTGTGAAATTGTCAATAACTTTTTATGCTTTTATTTACTTTTTAACACTTTTATTTACATTAATTTACATTTAATGGCAATTTCTTTCATTTGATTGTAAAATTTGTGCTTTATATAAAAAGATTAAAACACAATATATTGTGTTATCTTTTTATCTTTTGTTAAATTTTAAATCTTTACTTTTTAAAATAAATATGTTATTATATTCATATATTAAAGATAACTTGTGAAGGATAAGTGC from Streptobacillus ratti encodes the following:
- a CDS encoding Abi family protein — protein: MEKPTKPFKSYHTQIKILKERGLIIKPTECKRVLQRENYYNIINGYKEIFLDKNSKEEKYLNGTTFDNIYSLYCFDEGLRNLFLKYILKFETLLKTKVSYFHSKYHNIKFNFFDVNNFQGNSSKITKLISTISNDINKNNIDNIKNSFSHYLNKHGELPLWVYFQKSNFGVVCYFFEVLKSDIKKEINDEINEEFKYNYKIKSNNIIDANKLENLAHFLNKYRNICAHNERLYFESGKRFKNKKFFLDYSKYTTQQYRGNIFDLLVVLKIFLLKKDFNKLIEEFEVILEELKVSLNNLPNIYSHIENSHLNIPKNWKELLLKFWL